A genome region from Oenanthe melanoleuca isolate GR-GAL-2019-014 chromosome 2, OMel1.0, whole genome shotgun sequence includes the following:
- the NKTR gene encoding NK-tumor recognition protein isoform X2: MGVQDRPQCFFEIEINREPVGRIMFQLFSDICPKTCKNFLCLCSGEKGIGKTTGKKLCYKGTTFHRVVKNFMIQGGDFSEGNGKGGESIYGGYFKDENFILKHDRAFLLSMANRGKHTNGSQFFITTKPAPHLDGVHVVFGLVISGFEVIEQIENLKTDTASRPYADVRVIDCGVLVTRSAKDALEKKKKVCSDSDASESSSSASSSSESSSESEAENERSRRRKRKRRAKTKQSRKRRKEERKKEDPRCKRTSSQRRSLSDKSDVADKVDLSTKRDKPVVRPEEIPPVPENRFLLRRDVPVVNVEPEPKLLDAAPVLTDQKPSVSKSGRKIKGRGTIRYHTPPRSRSCSESDDEESSETPPHWKEEMQRLRTYRAPSGEKWSKGDKLSDPCTSRWDERSASRRSRSWSHNGYADLSTVRYSSHHKKHRKEKKKVKHKKKSKRQKHFKKHKQTKKKKTSASSDVESSHSFHRRTKSSCDRERKSRSSSLSSRRSSRRDWSKSDKENQSLSSLSSRGSRSYYRSRSRSRSKSRSYSRRSSRSRSASKSSRSRSRSRSSSNPRQQKTVPNSPRNISARLNDTKLTKAAEPVRTVILPSDKVIVPPVVPENLPVIPLSDSPPPSRWKPGQKPWKPSYERIQEMKAKTTHLIPTQTNYSLVVVKEANTSSSYRKQERSSESDRSGYSKGRSGRSSESWPRSRSRSSPSRSYSRSYSRSRSPSSSRTKSPSSGRSASPGKYRSDRSGSSESTSDYSLSDEDRHRSKRKSTASDPKAGGLKLRQETSSESTLPYEHPKDYDESSQGLKESDSLSSSDFSSDSERSAKARAVQEKEGDAEKQDKNSLNSERGEEKAKGEQDSDHSKKKAAKEKCSEQPRGGTKTKRKSYSGSKWDSESNSERGEAKRSRGDSRLSSGKEEGEATSGSDTELNVTKRIKKKSSSSEGILGSDCTRKTSKQLSSSESESSRSSSADTRGKSKKHKHGLKKTPKKSHSKKAKEKSKGKKEKKHKVQKRKETFHWQPPLEFGEEEDDEINEKPVTKDDKKEKQLSRDIKDKKQVYEKDEVVTDKMGNGEKSCVNENLLDKTTTCGASPDRSNLNKEPIETSTSAGILNSGINVAACKSEIKQENNQNGLEDVIQTDDNMEICTPDRNSPGKVDVDVLSPVILTAKPLSAGVKKELQVETPEQDAVKLGNNIRDFINIKEEKETGRQENNSAPVSGAKDCSLKNEISENTPSNMIDNKWKPLQGVGNLKPATISTATEVKNVVSVPEPKPAGLRIEIKAKNKVRPGSLFDEVRKTARLNRRPRNQESSSEEESPSRDDNSPSRSLSRSRSKSESKSRHRTRSISYSHSRSRSRSSTYSYRSRSYSRSRSRGWYSRDRSRSRSSSYHSYKSRSRSYSRSRSWSSSYGHHSRSRSYTYDSYYSRSRSRSKRSDSYRRSRSYDRRSRSYGSDSDSDRSYSNNRSPSESSRYS, from the exons AACAACAAAACCTGCTCCTCATCTGGATGG tgtgcACGTTGTCTTTGGACTGGTTATTTCTGGGTTTGAAGTCATAGAACAGATAGAAAATCTCAAAACCGATACTGCGAGCAGGCCCTACGCAGATGTGCGAGTCATTGACTGTGGGGTGCTGGTCACCAGGTCAGCTAAAGATG CTttggagaagaagaagaaagtttGCTCTGACTCAGATGCCTCAGAATCCTCCTCCAGTGCATCCAGCTCTTCAGAATCCTCATCTGAGAGCGAGGCTGAGAAtgaaaggagcaggaggagaaagaggaaaagaagagctAAAACCAAACAGTCCAGGAAAcgaaggaaggaggagaggaagaaagaggatCCAAGGTGCAAGCGAACCTCAAGCCAAAGACG CAGCCTTTCTGACAAGAGCGATGTCGCTGACAAAGTCGACCTTAGCACAAAGCGGGACAAGCCCGTGGTACGTCCTGAAGAAATCCCCCCAGTGcctgaaaatagatttttgcTCAGAAGAGATGTGCCTGTTGTCAATGTAGAGCCTGAACC GAAGCTTCTTGATGCTGCACCAGTTCTGACTGACCAGAAACCATCAGTCTCTAAATCTGGACgaaaaattaaaggaagagGCACAATA CGCTATCACaccccgccgcgctcccgctCCTGCTCCGAGTCGGACGATGAGGAGAGCAGCGAGACCCCTCCCCACTGGAAGGAGGAGATGCAGAGGCTGCGCACCTACCGAGCGCCCAGCGGGGAGAAGTGGAGCAAAGGAGACAA GCTGAGTGACCCCTGTACAAGCAGATGGGATGAGAGAAGTGCATCCCGGAGATCCAGGTCCTGGTCCCATAACGGTTATGCTGATCTGAGCACTGTGAGGTACTCCAGCCATCACAAGAAGcacaggaaagagaagaagaaggtgaagcataaaaagaaatctaaaagGCAGAAGCACTTCAAGAAGcacaagcaaacaaagaaaaagaaaacatcagccTCCTCAGATGTAGAGTCCTCTCATTCCTTCCACAGGAGGACAAAATCATCTTGTGATCGTGAGAGGAAATCTCGTTCTTCCTCCTTGTCTTCCAGGCGTTCATCCAGGAGGGACTGGTCTAAATCTGATAAGGAAAACCAGAGCTTGTCATCTTTATCAAGCAGAGGGTCTCGATCATACTACAGGTCCAGATCCAGGTCTAGATCTAAATCGAGATCTTACTCCAGAAGAAGTTCTAGATCGAGATCAGCCTCTAAATCATCGCGATCTCGAAGTAGGTCACGGTCAAGTTCTAACCCCAGACAGCAAAAGACTGTTCCCAATTCTCCACGAAATATTTCAGCACGGTTAAATGACACTAAATTGACCAAGGCTGCTGAGCCTGTCCGAACAGTGATACTGCCCAGTGACAAGGTTATCGTGCCACCAGTTGTCCCAGAAAACCTCCCTGTCATACCCTTAAGTGACAGCCCCCCACCTTCAAGGTGGAAACCTGGGCAGAAACCTTGGAAGCCATCGTATGAGCGAATTCAGGAGATGAAAGCTAAAACAACCCACTTAATTCCCACCCAAACTAATTACAGTTTAGTGGTGGTTAAGGAGGCCAACACCTCTTCCTCCTACCgcaagcaggagaggagctcgGAGAGTGATCGGAGCGGGTATTCCAAAGGCCGCAGCGGCAGGAGCTCGGAGAGCTGGCCCAGGTCCAGGAGCAGGTCCTCTCCAAGCCGCTCATACTCAAGATCTTACTCAAGGTCTAGAAGCCCATCGAGCTCAAGGACAAAATCTCCTTCTTCTGGCAGGTCAGCATCCCCAGGTAAATACCGCAGTGACAGGTCGGGGTCCAGCGAGTCCACGTCTGACTACTCCCTCAGCGATGAGGACAGGCACAGGAGCAAGAGGAAATCCACAGCCAGTGATCCCAAAGCTGGGGGCCTCAAACTGAGGCAGGAAACCAGCTCTGAGAGCACTTTGCCTTATGAGCATCCAAAGGATTATGACGAGTCTTCCCAAGGCCTGAAGGAGAGTGACAGTTTGTCATCCTCAGACTTCTCCTCCGACAGTGAGCGCTCTGCAAAAGCCAGAGCAGtccaagaaaaagaaggggatgCTGAGAAACAGGATAAAAATAGCTTAAATTCTgagagaggggaggagaaagcCAAGGGTGAGCAGGATTCTGATCACTCCAAAAAGAAAGCAGCTAAGGAGAAatgctctgagcagcccagagGTGGTACAAAAACAAAACGCAAATCCTACTCAGGTAGCAAATGGGACTCAGAGTCAAATTCTGAAAGAGGAGAGGCAAAGCGTAGTAGGGGAGACTCCAGACTCTCCTCTGGGAAAGAAGAAGGAGAGGCCACCTCAGGGTCTGACACAGAGCTTAATGTTAccaaaaggataaaaaaaaaatccagttcctCAGAGGGCATTTTGGGTTCTGACTGCACGAGGAAGACAAGCAAACAGTTGTCATCTTCTGAATCTGAGAGCTCTCGTTCCAGCTCAGCAGACACTCGAGGCAAGTCgaaaaaacacaaacatggGTTGAAAAAGACTCCTAAAAAATCACAttccaaaaaagcaaaagaaaaatcgaaaggcaaaaaggagaaaaaacacaaagtccagaaaagaaaagaaacgTTTCATTGGCAGCCCCCCCTTGAGTTTGGGGAAGAAGAGGACGATGAGATAAATGAAAAACCGGTTACTAAGgatgataaaaaagaaaagcagcttagCAGGGACATAAAGGATAAAAAACAAGTTTATGAAAAGGATGAAGTAGTCACAGATAAAATGGGAAATGGTGAAAAGTCATGTGTGAATGAAAACCTTTTAGATAAAACCACCACATGTGGGGCCTCACCAGATCGCAGCAACCTTAATAAAGAGCCTATTGAAACAAGCACTTCAGCTGGTATTTTAAACTCAGGAATAAACGTGGCTGCCTGCAAGAGTGAgattaaacaagaaaataacCAGAATGGGCTGGAAGATGTTATTCAGACAGATGACAACATGGAGATTTGTACTCCGGATCGTAACTCGCCAGGGAAGGTGGATGTGGATGTTTTGTCTCCTGTCATTCTCACTGCTAAACCTTTAAGTGCTGGTGTGAAAAAAGAGTTACAGGTTGAGACCCCCGAGCAAGATGCTGTCAAACTGGGAAACAACATAAGAGactttattaatattaaagaagaaaaagaaacgGGAAGGCAAGAAAATAACTCTGCCCCTGTGTCTGGTGCTAAAGACTGtagtttaaaaaatgaaatttctgaaaatacacCAAGCAATATGATAGACAATAAATGGAAGCCTTTGCAAGGTGTTGGTAACTTAAAACCAGCAACAATTAGTACAGCCACGGAGGTTAAAAATGTAGTGTCAGTACCAGAGCCTAAACCAGCAGGTTTAAgaattgaaataaaagcaaaaaataaagtaaGGCCTGGGTCTCTTTTTGATGAAGTGAGGAAAACAGCCCGGCTGAATCGTCGGCCAAGGAACCAGGAAAGTTCCAGTGAGGAGGAATCTCCAAGCAGAGATGACAACAGCCCTTCCAGGAGTCTCAGCAGGTCACGAAGTAAATCTGAGTCTAAATCCAGACACAGAACAAGGTCCATATCCTACAGTCACTCCAGAAGTCGATCCCGAAGTTCTACATACTCATATAG GTCCAGGAGCTACTCGAGGAGCCGGAGCCGGGGCTGGTACAGCAGGGATCGCTCCCGGAGCCGCAGCAGCTCCTACCACAGCTACAAGAGCCGCAG TCGGAGCTATAGCAGGAGCCGATCCTGGAGCAGTTCCTATGGTCACCACAGCCGATCCAG GTCCTACACCTATGACAGTTACTACAGCAGGAGTCGGAGCAGGAGCAAGAGGAGCGACAGCTACCGGAGATCCCGGAGTTACGACCGGAGATCCAG gTCCTACGGCTCCGACAGCGACAGCGACCGCAGCTACTCCAACAACAGGAGCCCCAGTGAGAGCAGCAGATACAGCTGA
- the NKTR gene encoding NK-tumor recognition protein isoform X5 — translation MANRGKHTNGSQFFITTKPAPHLDGVHVVFGLVISGFEVIEQIENLKTDTASRPYADVRVIDCGVLVTRSAKDALEKKKKVCSDSDASESSSSASSSSESSSESEAENERSRRRKRKRRAKTKQSRKRRKEERKKEDPRCKRTSSQRRSLSDKSDVADKVDLSTKRDKPVVRPEEIPPVPENRFLLRRDVPVVNVEPEPKLLDAAPVLTDQKPSVSKSGRKIKGRGTIRYHTPPRSRSCSESDDEESSETPPHWKEEMQRLRTYRAPSGEKWSKGDKLSDPCTSRWDERSASRRSRSWSHNGYADLSTVRYSSHHKKHRKEKKKVKHKKKSKRQKHFKKHKQTKKKKTSASSDVESSHSFHRRTKSSCDRERKSRSSSLSSRRSSRRDWSKSDKENQSLSSLSSRGSRSYYRSRSRSRSKSRSYSRRSSRSRSASKSSRSRSRSRSSSNPRQQKTVPNSPRNISARLNDTKLTKAAEPVRTVILPSDKVIVPPVVPENLPVIPLSDSPPPSRWKPGQKPWKPSYERIQEMKAKTTHLIPTQTNYSLVVVKEANTSSSYRKQERSSESDRSGYSKGRSGRSSESWPRSRSRSSPSRSYSRSYSRSRSPSSSRTKSPSSGRSASPGKYRSDRSGSSESTSDYSLSDEDRHRSKRKSTASDPKAGGLKLRQETSSESTLPYEHPKDYDESSQGLKESDSLSSSDFSSDSERSAKARAVQEKEGDAEKQDKNSLNSERGEEKAKGEQDSDHSKKKAAKEKCSEQPRGGTKTKRKSYSGSKWDSESNSERGEAKRSRGDSRLSSGKEEGEATSGSDTELNVTKRIKKKSSSSEGILGSDCTRKTSKQLSSSESESSRSSSADTRGKSKKHKHGLKKTPKKSHSKKAKEKSKGKKEKKHKVQKRKETFHWQPPLEFGEEEDDEINEKPVTKDDKKEKQLSRDIKDKKQVYEKDEVVTDKMGNGEKSCVNENLLDKTTTCGASPDRSNLNKEPIETSTSAGILNSGINVAACKSEIKQENNQNGLEDVIQTDDNMEICTPDRNSPGKVDVDVLSPVILTAKPLSAGVKKELQVETPEQDAVKLGNNIRDFINIKEEKETGRQENNSAPVSGAKDCSLKNEISENTPSNMIDNKWKPLQGVGNLKPATISTATEVKNVVSVPEPKPAGLRIEIKAKNKVRPGSLFDEVRKTARLNRRPRNQESSSEEESPSRDDNSPSRSLSRSRSKSESKSRHRTRSISYSHSRSRSRSSTYSYRSRSYSRSRSRGWYSRDRSRSRSSSYHSYKSRSRSYSRSRSWSSSYGHHSRSSRSYTYDSYYSRSRSRSKRSDSYRRSRSYDRRSRSYGSDSDSDRSYSNNRSPSESSRYS, via the exons AACAACAAAACCTGCTCCTCATCTGGATGG tgtgcACGTTGTCTTTGGACTGGTTATTTCTGGGTTTGAAGTCATAGAACAGATAGAAAATCTCAAAACCGATACTGCGAGCAGGCCCTACGCAGATGTGCGAGTCATTGACTGTGGGGTGCTGGTCACCAGGTCAGCTAAAGATG CTttggagaagaagaagaaagtttGCTCTGACTCAGATGCCTCAGAATCCTCCTCCAGTGCATCCAGCTCTTCAGAATCCTCATCTGAGAGCGAGGCTGAGAAtgaaaggagcaggaggagaaagaggaaaagaagagctAAAACCAAACAGTCCAGGAAAcgaaggaaggaggagaggaagaaagaggatCCAAGGTGCAAGCGAACCTCAAGCCAAAGACG CAGCCTTTCTGACAAGAGCGATGTCGCTGACAAAGTCGACCTTAGCACAAAGCGGGACAAGCCCGTGGTACGTCCTGAAGAAATCCCCCCAGTGcctgaaaatagatttttgcTCAGAAGAGATGTGCCTGTTGTCAATGTAGAGCCTGAACC GAAGCTTCTTGATGCTGCACCAGTTCTGACTGACCAGAAACCATCAGTCTCTAAATCTGGACgaaaaattaaaggaagagGCACAATA CGCTATCACaccccgccgcgctcccgctCCTGCTCCGAGTCGGACGATGAGGAGAGCAGCGAGACCCCTCCCCACTGGAAGGAGGAGATGCAGAGGCTGCGCACCTACCGAGCGCCCAGCGGGGAGAAGTGGAGCAAAGGAGACAA GCTGAGTGACCCCTGTACAAGCAGATGGGATGAGAGAAGTGCATCCCGGAGATCCAGGTCCTGGTCCCATAACGGTTATGCTGATCTGAGCACTGTGAGGTACTCCAGCCATCACAAGAAGcacaggaaagagaagaagaaggtgaagcataaaaagaaatctaaaagGCAGAAGCACTTCAAGAAGcacaagcaaacaaagaaaaagaaaacatcagccTCCTCAGATGTAGAGTCCTCTCATTCCTTCCACAGGAGGACAAAATCATCTTGTGATCGTGAGAGGAAATCTCGTTCTTCCTCCTTGTCTTCCAGGCGTTCATCCAGGAGGGACTGGTCTAAATCTGATAAGGAAAACCAGAGCTTGTCATCTTTATCAAGCAGAGGGTCTCGATCATACTACAGGTCCAGATCCAGGTCTAGATCTAAATCGAGATCTTACTCCAGAAGAAGTTCTAGATCGAGATCAGCCTCTAAATCATCGCGATCTCGAAGTAGGTCACGGTCAAGTTCTAACCCCAGACAGCAAAAGACTGTTCCCAATTCTCCACGAAATATTTCAGCACGGTTAAATGACACTAAATTGACCAAGGCTGCTGAGCCTGTCCGAACAGTGATACTGCCCAGTGACAAGGTTATCGTGCCACCAGTTGTCCCAGAAAACCTCCCTGTCATACCCTTAAGTGACAGCCCCCCACCTTCAAGGTGGAAACCTGGGCAGAAACCTTGGAAGCCATCGTATGAGCGAATTCAGGAGATGAAAGCTAAAACAACCCACTTAATTCCCACCCAAACTAATTACAGTTTAGTGGTGGTTAAGGAGGCCAACACCTCTTCCTCCTACCgcaagcaggagaggagctcgGAGAGTGATCGGAGCGGGTATTCCAAAGGCCGCAGCGGCAGGAGCTCGGAGAGCTGGCCCAGGTCCAGGAGCAGGTCCTCTCCAAGCCGCTCATACTCAAGATCTTACTCAAGGTCTAGAAGCCCATCGAGCTCAAGGACAAAATCTCCTTCTTCTGGCAGGTCAGCATCCCCAGGTAAATACCGCAGTGACAGGTCGGGGTCCAGCGAGTCCACGTCTGACTACTCCCTCAGCGATGAGGACAGGCACAGGAGCAAGAGGAAATCCACAGCCAGTGATCCCAAAGCTGGGGGCCTCAAACTGAGGCAGGAAACCAGCTCTGAGAGCACTTTGCCTTATGAGCATCCAAAGGATTATGACGAGTCTTCCCAAGGCCTGAAGGAGAGTGACAGTTTGTCATCCTCAGACTTCTCCTCCGACAGTGAGCGCTCTGCAAAAGCCAGAGCAGtccaagaaaaagaaggggatgCTGAGAAACAGGATAAAAATAGCTTAAATTCTgagagaggggaggagaaagcCAAGGGTGAGCAGGATTCTGATCACTCCAAAAAGAAAGCAGCTAAGGAGAAatgctctgagcagcccagagGTGGTACAAAAACAAAACGCAAATCCTACTCAGGTAGCAAATGGGACTCAGAGTCAAATTCTGAAAGAGGAGAGGCAAAGCGTAGTAGGGGAGACTCCAGACTCTCCTCTGGGAAAGAAGAAGGAGAGGCCACCTCAGGGTCTGACACAGAGCTTAATGTTAccaaaaggataaaaaaaaaatccagttcctCAGAGGGCATTTTGGGTTCTGACTGCACGAGGAAGACAAGCAAACAGTTGTCATCTTCTGAATCTGAGAGCTCTCGTTCCAGCTCAGCAGACACTCGAGGCAAGTCgaaaaaacacaaacatggGTTGAAAAAGACTCCTAAAAAATCACAttccaaaaaagcaaaagaaaaatcgaaaggcaaaaaggagaaaaaacacaaagtccagaaaagaaaagaaacgTTTCATTGGCAGCCCCCCCTTGAGTTTGGGGAAGAAGAGGACGATGAGATAAATGAAAAACCGGTTACTAAGgatgataaaaaagaaaagcagcttagCAGGGACATAAAGGATAAAAAACAAGTTTATGAAAAGGATGAAGTAGTCACAGATAAAATGGGAAATGGTGAAAAGTCATGTGTGAATGAAAACCTTTTAGATAAAACCACCACATGTGGGGCCTCACCAGATCGCAGCAACCTTAATAAAGAGCCTATTGAAACAAGCACTTCAGCTGGTATTTTAAACTCAGGAATAAACGTGGCTGCCTGCAAGAGTGAgattaaacaagaaaataacCAGAATGGGCTGGAAGATGTTATTCAGACAGATGACAACATGGAGATTTGTACTCCGGATCGTAACTCGCCAGGGAAGGTGGATGTGGATGTTTTGTCTCCTGTCATTCTCACTGCTAAACCTTTAAGTGCTGGTGTGAAAAAAGAGTTACAGGTTGAGACCCCCGAGCAAGATGCTGTCAAACTGGGAAACAACATAAGAGactttattaatattaaagaagaaaaagaaacgGGAAGGCAAGAAAATAACTCTGCCCCTGTGTCTGGTGCTAAAGACTGtagtttaaaaaatgaaatttctgaaaatacacCAAGCAATATGATAGACAATAAATGGAAGCCTTTGCAAGGTGTTGGTAACTTAAAACCAGCAACAATTAGTACAGCCACGGAGGTTAAAAATGTAGTGTCAGTACCAGAGCCTAAACCAGCAGGTTTAAgaattgaaataaaagcaaaaaataaagtaaGGCCTGGGTCTCTTTTTGATGAAGTGAGGAAAACAGCCCGGCTGAATCGTCGGCCAAGGAACCAGGAAAGTTCCAGTGAGGAGGAATCTCCAAGCAGAGATGACAACAGCCCTTCCAGGAGTCTCAGCAGGTCACGAAGTAAATCTGAGTCTAAATCCAGACACAGAACAAGGTCCATATCCTACAGTCACTCCAGAAGTCGATCCCGAAGTTCTACATACTCATATAG GTCCAGGAGCTACTCGAGGAGCCGGAGCCGGGGCTGGTACAGCAGGGATCGCTCCCGGAGCCGCAGCAGCTCCTACCACAGCTACAAGAGCCGCAG TCGGAGCTATAGCAGGAGCCGATCCTGGAGCAGTTCCTATGGTCACCACAGCCGATCCAG CAGGTCCTACACCTATGACAGTTACTACAGCAGGAGTCGGAGCAGGAGCAAGAGGAGCGACAGCTACCGGAGATCCCGGAGTTACGACCGGAGATCCAG gTCCTACGGCTCCGACAGCGACAGCGACCGCAGCTACTCCAACAACAGGAGCCCCAGTGAGAGCAGCAGATACAGCTGA